A single region of the Gracilibacillus caseinilyticus genome encodes:
- a CDS encoding alpha-N-arabinofuranosidase, whose product MTRKIVVNADVGKGKINKNIYGHFAEHLGRCIYEGFWVGEDSDIPNTKGIRNDVVEALKNINIPILRWPGGCFADEYHWKDGVGPREDRKRMVNTHWGGVIENNHFGTHEFYQLCELLETEPYINGNVGSGTVQEMSEWVEYMTFDGESPMANWRREHGKEEPWALKYFGVGNENWGCGGNMRPQYYADLYRRFQTYVRDYGDNKIFRIAGGANVDDYNWTEVLMREAAPFMDGLSLHYYVHPGGFWNKGPATGFTEDVWDITMEKTVHIEELIEKHSTIMDKYDPEKRIAMIIDEWGAWYDVEPGTNPGFLYQQNTIRDALVAGVSLNIFNEHNDRVQMANIAQTINVIQSMILTDKEKMILTPTYHVFEMYKVHQDAERLDLSVESGSIKVGDKEIPQVSASASKAKDGAVTITLCNLHKAEASDLSVDLRGLAFENVSGRIITAEEMDAHNTFEQPDNVKPVEFDQFQVTDNELTLTLPSKSVLSLTIK is encoded by the coding sequence GATGTATCTATGAAGGCTTTTGGGTAGGGGAAGATTCTGATATCCCAAACACAAAAGGAATCAGAAACGATGTAGTGGAAGCACTAAAGAACATTAACATTCCAATATTACGTTGGCCTGGTGGATGTTTCGCAGATGAGTACCACTGGAAAGATGGTGTCGGTCCAAGGGAAGATCGTAAACGTATGGTAAATACACACTGGGGTGGCGTAATCGAGAATAATCACTTTGGTACGCATGAATTCTATCAGTTGTGTGAATTATTAGAAACAGAACCGTACATTAATGGTAACGTTGGTAGCGGAACTGTTCAGGAAATGTCTGAATGGGTAGAATATATGACATTTGACGGTGAATCACCAATGGCTAATTGGCGTCGTGAGCATGGTAAAGAAGAACCGTGGGCACTAAAATATTTCGGTGTTGGTAATGAAAACTGGGGTTGTGGTGGAAATATGCGCCCGCAGTATTATGCAGATCTTTATCGTCGCTTTCAGACATACGTAAGAGATTATGGAGATAATAAGATTTTCCGTATTGCTGGTGGCGCAAATGTGGATGACTATAACTGGACGGAAGTATTAATGAGAGAAGCGGCTCCTTTCATGGATGGTTTAAGTCTGCATTATTACGTGCATCCAGGTGGTTTTTGGAACAAAGGACCTGCAACAGGATTCACTGAAGATGTATGGGATATCACAATGGAAAAAACAGTTCATATTGAAGAGTTAATTGAAAAGCATAGTACGATAATGGATAAATATGATCCGGAAAAACGTATTGCTATGATAATTGATGAGTGGGGTGCATGGTATGATGTAGAGCCAGGAACAAACCCAGGTTTTCTATATCAGCAGAATACAATTCGTGATGCACTTGTAGCGGGTGTTTCCCTTAACATCTTTAACGAACACAATGACCGTGTTCAAATGGCAAATATTGCGCAAACGATTAATGTTATTCAATCGATGATCCTAACAGATAAAGAGAAAATGATTTTAACCCCAACGTATCACGTCTTTGAAATGTACAAAGTGCACCAGGATGCTGAGCGTTTAGATCTGAGTGTTGAAAGCGGATCGATTAAAGTGGGAGACAAAGAAATCCCTCAGGTATCAGCATCCGCATCAAAGGCAAAAGATGGTGCTGTAACGATCACGCTATGTAACCTTCATAAAGCTGAAGCATCAGACTTGTCTGTTGATCTACGTGGTCTAGCTTTCGAAAATGTATCAGGACGCATCATAACTGCAGAAGAAATGGACGCGCACAATACATTCGAGCAGCCAGACAACGTGAAACCAGTAGAATTTGATCAATTCCAAGTAACAGATAATGAATTAACACTTACATTACCGTCGAAATCTGTATTGAGCTTAACAATTAAATAA
- a CDS encoding carbohydrate ABC transporter permease: MLATNQSAQTSSANKRSNPILNFLNSKKVVPYIFVSPFIISFIVLTLYPAIRGIMMSFQSVLPGQVEFIGLANYERVFNPTFYKALMNTSIYVVLTVVILTILPIIFAVILDSKLVKLKTLFRASLFMPTLASTIVAGMIFRLMFGETESGAANQIISLFGLDPVNWRYHAWSGMFLMVLLCVWRWLGVNILYFLAALQNVPNELYEAADIDGATIFQKFRYVTLPFLKPVTIFVVTISIINGFRMFEESFVFWEAGSPNNIGLTVVGYIYQQGIQQNDMGFGAAIGVILMIIIFIISFIQLILTGAFKRGDQ, encoded by the coding sequence ATGTTGGCAACAAATCAATCAGCACAAACATCAAGCGCAAATAAAAGGTCAAATCCAATATTAAACTTTTTAAATTCAAAAAAAGTTGTACCTTATATTTTCGTATCACCATTTATTATTTCTTTTATCGTGCTAACTTTATATCCGGCGATACGTGGTATTATGATGAGTTTTCAAAGCGTATTACCTGGACAAGTAGAATTCATTGGGTTAGCTAATTATGAGAGGGTTTTTAATCCAACCTTTTATAAAGCTTTAATGAATACTTCGATTTATGTAGTTCTAACAGTCGTGATTCTAACCATCTTGCCAATTATTTTTGCCGTTATATTAGATTCAAAATTAGTGAAATTGAAAACGCTATTTCGTGCATCGTTATTTATGCCGACTTTAGCATCTACCATCGTAGCTGGTATGATTTTTAGATTAATGTTTGGTGAGACCGAGAGTGGAGCAGCCAACCAAATTATTAGCTTGTTTGGTTTAGATCCGGTCAATTGGCGTTACCATGCATGGTCTGGTATGTTTCTAATGGTACTTCTTTGTGTATGGCGCTGGTTAGGTGTTAACATTTTATATTTCTTAGCAGCGTTGCAAAATGTACCAAATGAATTGTACGAAGCAGCAGATATTGATGGCGCAACCATATTTCAAAAATTTCGCTATGTTACCTTACCATTCTTGAAACCGGTAACGATCTTCGTAGTAACGATCTCTATTATTAACGGATTTAGAATGTTTGAAGAAAGTTTCGTTTTCTGGGAAGCAGGTTCACCGAATAATATTGGTTTAACCGTTGTTGGTTATATTTATCAGCAAGGTATTCAGCAAAATGATATGGGATTCGGTGCAGCGATTGGTGTAATTCTTATGATTATCATATTTATCATCAGCTTCATTCAATTAATCCTAACAGGTGCGTTTAAACGAGGTGATCAATAA
- a CDS encoding carbohydrate ABC transporter permease, translated as MNKRGTSNTLKWITNIGMAIVCLIALFPVIMLLISSFRPSTELMRTGISLNFDWSMLNLDNYTYIFTQSAEYWTWYTNSLVISAITVVLSLFFSSMVGYALAVYDFKGKHLFFTFVVFILMVPFEILMLPLFQMMISFQLVNSYLGVIVPMIVAPIAVFFFRQYALGLPVQLMDAARIDGATEYGIFFKIMLPLMAPSLGAMAILQGLGSWNNFLWPLIVLRSNDMFTLPIGLATLLTPYGNNYDVLIAGSVMTIVPIIILFIFFQRYFVAGLTTGGVKG; from the coding sequence ATGAATAAAAGAGGAACAAGTAACACATTGAAGTGGATTACTAATATTGGGATGGCAATAGTTTGTTTAATAGCATTATTTCCAGTCATAATGTTATTAATTTCATCTTTTAGACCGTCCACAGAATTAATGCGAACAGGTATAAGCCTGAATTTTGACTGGAGCATGCTAAATCTTGATAACTATACCTACATCTTTACACAGTCAGCAGAATATTGGACATGGTATACCAACAGTTTAGTTATTTCGGCGATTACAGTTGTACTATCGTTATTTTTCTCATCAATGGTTGGTTATGCGCTTGCCGTATATGATTTTAAAGGGAAACACTTATTCTTCACCTTTGTTGTATTCATTCTGATGGTACCATTTGAGATATTAATGTTGCCTCTATTTCAAATGATGATTTCGTTTCAATTAGTCAATTCTTATTTAGGGGTAATTGTCCCGATGATTGTTGCACCTATTGCTGTTTTCTTCTTTAGACAATATGCACTGGGGTTGCCAGTACAGTTAATGGATGCAGCACGTATAGATGGCGCAACAGAATACGGTATTTTCTTCAAAATTATGTTACCGTTAATGGCACCTTCCTTAGGGGCTATGGCAATATTACAAGGTTTAGGAAGCTGGAATAACTTCTTATGGCCATTAATCGTACTACGTTCCAATGATATGTTTACATTACCAATAGGATTAGCTACTTTATTAACACCTTATGGAAATAATTATGATGTATTAATAGCAGGATCTGTTATGACGATTGTACCGATTATCATTTTATTTATCTTTTTCCAACGTTACTTTGTTGCTGGATTAACAACAGGCGGTGTCAAAGGATAA
- a CDS encoding YesL family protein, which translates to MDYFHTYRSSGRGIFPATTASISVARKWIQQKDVNSVYQAFKQAYKQEFIRANIMGYILVVIAAILFLNYQAILQLGDQIPVFVVFAYYFVIFLFSILALWIFPLLSHYQTTVQEYFKNALIIGITKMPVTITMALVLFIILYVSLELPTMLLFCTISLIAVAMAFLSVQVFEKIDKEQTN; encoded by the coding sequence GTGGATTATTTTCACACTTATAGGAGTAGTGGCAGGGGGATTTTTCCTGCTACTACAGCTTCTATTAGTGTTGCAAGAAAATGGATTCAGCAAAAAGATGTAAATTCGGTATATCAAGCTTTTAAACAAGCCTATAAACAAGAATTTATCCGGGCTAATATTATGGGATATATTCTCGTCGTAATAGCAGCCATTCTTTTCTTGAATTATCAGGCGATATTGCAACTAGGTGATCAAATTCCTGTATTTGTTGTGTTTGCTTATTATTTTGTCATCTTTCTATTCAGTATATTAGCTTTGTGGATCTTTCCATTACTAAGCCATTATCAGACAACTGTACAAGAGTACTTTAAAAATGCGCTTATAATAGGCATAACGAAAATGCCAGTTACTATTACAATGGCGTTAGTCTTATTTATAATCTTGTATGTCTCATTAGAATTACCAACGATGCTGTTATTTTGCACGATAAGTTTGATAGCTGTTGCAATGGCATTCTTGTCTGTTCAGGTCTTTGAAAAAATAGATAAGGAACAGACTAATTGA
- a CDS encoding ABC transporter substrate-binding protein gives MNKKSLLVLLIGMLAMVLVACGGGDDSSSEASDVSTTGSDMEGATPLKMWVFAAQHVDFYIDAAERWNEENPDNAIELSVETYPLDQMHNNLLLALQSGNGAPDLADIEIGRFPNFLEGEPQLLPMNDYVEPELENFVQGRFEIYAKDGQYYGMPTHVGASVMYYNTEIMEQAGVDIDSIKTWDDFKAAGQKVVDNTDAFMINSFPGDFLPFWSRVSQQHSDLMTESGELTINTPESVQALNVMKDLQEAEIAEVAPGGAPHAEEFYSYMNDGNAAAVSMPIWYMGRFTDSMPDLEGKMTIRPMPVFDEDDNRSAGMGGTGTVVTNQSENPELAKEFLAYAKLTKESNIKLWTILGFDPPRHDVWDDPALREENKYTKYFGNNIFDVLLGIKDEIEPLQISPATPDIANELNTTTLNTVLRDGEKTAEEALAEAQEAVQSQQSE, from the coding sequence ATGAATAAAAAAAGTTTATTAGTTTTATTAATTGGTATGCTAGCAATGGTACTTGTTGCTTGCGGTGGAGGAGATGACTCGTCATCAGAAGCATCAGATGTATCCACTACCGGTAGTGATATGGAAGGGGCAACACCATTGAAAATGTGGGTGTTTGCTGCACAACACGTGGACTTCTATATTGATGCAGCAGAAAGATGGAATGAAGAGAATCCTGACAATGCGATTGAATTATCAGTAGAAACATATCCTTTAGATCAAATGCACAATAATTTATTGCTAGCTTTACAATCTGGTAATGGTGCACCTGATCTTGCAGACATTGAGATTGGGCGCTTTCCTAACTTCTTAGAAGGGGAACCGCAGTTATTACCAATGAATGATTATGTAGAACCAGAGTTAGAAAACTTTGTACAAGGTCGCTTTGAAATTTACGCGAAAGATGGACAATATTATGGTATGCCAACACACGTAGGTGCTTCCGTAATGTACTATAATACAGAAATTATGGAGCAGGCAGGAGTAGATATTGATTCCATTAAAACATGGGATGATTTTAAAGCAGCTGGCCAAAAAGTGGTAGATAATACAGATGCATTTATGATTAACTCTTTCCCTGGTGACTTCTTACCATTCTGGAGTCGAGTATCACAACAACACTCTGATTTAATGACTGAAAGTGGTGAATTAACAATTAATACACCAGAGAGTGTACAAGCACTTAACGTAATGAAAGATTTACAAGAAGCAGAAATTGCTGAAGTTGCACCTGGTGGGGCACCGCATGCGGAAGAATTCTATTCGTATATGAATGACGGTAATGCGGCAGCAGTCTCTATGCCAATTTGGTACATGGGACGCTTCACAGATAGCATGCCAGATCTAGAAGGTAAAATGACAATTCGACCAATGCCAGTATTTGATGAAGATGATAACCGCTCTGCAGGTATGGGTGGTACTGGTACTGTTGTAACAAACCAATCAGAAAACCCGGAATTGGCTAAAGAATTCTTGGCATATGCTAAGCTTACGAAAGAATCTAATATTAAACTTTGGACGATCTTAGGTTTCGATCCGCCTAGACACGATGTTTGGGATGATCCGGCGTTACGCGAAGAAAACAAGTATACGAAATACTTTGGCAATAACATTTTCGACGTACTTTTAGGTATTAAAGATGAGATTGAACCACTTCAAATCTCACCAGCTACACCTGATATTGCCAATGAGCTTAACACGACCACTCTTAATACTGTATTAAGAGATGGAGAAAAAACAGCAGAAGAAGCACTTGCCGAAGCGCAAGAAGCTGTACAATCACAGCAAAGCGAATAA
- a CDS encoding LarC family nickel insertion protein → MRILYVDCFSGISGDMTIGALLDAGASFHALESQLALLQLEQEYELSVEKVVKNGIHSNKFNVMMKESHTHQRSHQHTESEDHDHHHHHDNHTHSHHHRTYQDIVKLIDNSELDDNVKSRSLDMFRVIGEAEGKIHGMDIAQVHFHEVGAIDSIIDIVGTAILLEDLAVDRIIAATVPVGSGHIHIDHGIYPVPAPATLEVLKGIPLASSSVKGELTTPTGAAIIKTQVNAFSTLPTMKVDKIGYGAGTKTFKDHPNVLRVIIGED, encoded by the coding sequence ATGCGAATATTGTATGTAGATTGTTTTTCAGGAATCAGTGGTGATATGACGATCGGCGCCTTATTAGATGCTGGTGCTTCATTTCATGCGCTAGAAAGTCAATTGGCATTGCTGCAACTGGAGCAAGAATATGAACTATCGGTAGAAAAAGTGGTAAAAAACGGTATTCATAGTAATAAGTTTAATGTGATGATGAAGGAAAGCCATACACATCAGCGATCCCATCAGCATACAGAATCTGAAGACCATGATCACCATCATCATCACGATAACCATACACACAGCCACCATCATCGAACCTATCAGGATATCGTGAAATTAATAGACAATAGTGAACTAGATGATAATGTAAAATCCAGATCACTTGATATGTTTCGTGTCATTGGTGAAGCAGAAGGAAAAATTCATGGAATGGACATTGCTCAAGTGCACTTTCATGAAGTCGGTGCGATTGATTCAATCATTGATATTGTCGGTACTGCGATTTTGCTGGAGGATCTGGCTGTGGATCGAATTATAGCTGCGACAGTTCCAGTTGGTTCAGGACATATTCATATCGACCATGGCATCTATCCTGTTCCTGCTCCAGCTACATTAGAAGTCTTAAAAGGCATTCCATTGGCGTCAAGCAGTGTAAAAGGAGAATTAACTACCCCAACAGGAGCAGCCATTATAAAAACCCAGGTTAACGCATTCTCGACGTTACCAACGATGAAAGTGGACAAAATAGGCTACGGCGCAGGCACCAAAACATTTAAAGATCATCCTAATGTGTTACGAGTTATCATCGGAGAGGACTAA
- a CDS encoding LysR family transcriptional regulator — MEIRQIQYFMEVAKREHMTEAAVHLHVAQSSVSRQIYNLENELGVDLFIREGRSVKLTPLGKIFFERMKQATYMMEEAKREVKEYLDPEKGTVRIAFPISMAAHTLPSIIYAFRQRHPEAQFQMSNALYYDLIDGVADGNFNLAMIAPMPDKGNDKINGTTLFTESIVALVPLNHPFAKRKSIMLEELRDDPFVVLPEGFVFRDQVIDACNKAGFSPQIAFEGKDIDALKGLVSAGLGVALMPEMTLVDNTPISTVVVPLSDRTVSRTVGVIFPTQRKLLPTEELFYDFLLEIYGGLSALKKR, encoded by the coding sequence TTGGAAATTAGACAAATTCAATATTTCATGGAAGTAGCCAAAAGGGAACATATGACAGAAGCAGCTGTGCATTTACATGTGGCACAATCATCTGTCAGCAGACAAATATATAACTTAGAGAATGAATTAGGCGTAGACCTATTTATTCGTGAAGGCAGAAGTGTAAAGCTGACGCCTTTAGGTAAGATTTTTTTCGAAAGAATGAAGCAGGCTACTTATATGATGGAAGAAGCAAAAAGAGAAGTGAAAGAATATTTAGATCCGGAGAAAGGAACTGTACGGATTGCTTTTCCTATCAGTATGGCTGCACATACCTTGCCATCTATTATCTATGCATTCCGTCAACGTCATCCGGAAGCGCAATTTCAAATGAGTAATGCTCTCTATTATGATCTCATCGATGGTGTAGCTGATGGTAATTTTAATCTGGCGATGATTGCACCAATGCCAGACAAAGGCAATGACAAGATTAACGGCACTACACTGTTTACCGAGAGTATTGTAGCGCTTGTTCCACTTAATCACCCATTTGCTAAAAGGAAATCCATCATGCTCGAAGAACTAAGAGATGATCCATTTGTTGTACTGCCAGAAGGATTTGTGTTCCGTGATCAAGTCATTGACGCCTGTAATAAAGCTGGTTTTTCTCCACAAATAGCCTTTGAAGGGAAAGATATTGATGCGTTGAAAGGATTGGTTTCGGCTGGTTTAGGCGTAGCACTAATGCCTGAAATGACACTTGTAGATAATACTCCCATATCAACTGTCGTTGTGCCACTTTCTGATCGGACGGTTAGCAGAACAGTTGGTGTTATTTTCCCAACACAACGCAAGCTATTGCCAACGGAAGAATTATTTTATGATTTCTTACTCGAAATATATGGCGGTCTAAGCGCATTAAAAAAAAGATAA
- the gdhA gene encoding NADP-specific glutamate dehydrogenase → MKTLEEVQDIHMESAKVYVDELFEKVQQRNPNEAEFHQAVKEVFESLIPVLAKNPEYIEQSVLERMVEPERMIIFRVPWVDDQGKTQVNRGFRVQFNSAIGPYKGGLRFHPSVNGSIVKFLGFEQIFKNSLTGQPIGGGKGGSDFNPKGKSDVEIMRFCQSFMAELSKHIGPYTDVPAGDIGVGAREIGYLFGEYKKIRGTFEAGVLTGKAIGYGGSLGRKEATGYGTVYFVDEMLKAQKQSFEGSTVVVSGSGNVSIYAMEKATQLGAKVLACSDSSGYIYDENGIDLDLIKQLKEVESKRIHEYVDTHPKAVFVANHSDIWSISCDIALPCATQNEIDKEAAEQLVANGVKAVGEGANMPSTLDAIDVFLKNNVLFAPAKAANAGGVAVSALEMAQNSARLSWTFEEVDMKLKDIMRNIYQNSMEASVEYGSPGNLVVGANIAGFTKVADAMVSQGVI, encoded by the coding sequence ATGAAAACCCTTGAAGAAGTGCAAGATATCCATATGGAATCTGCTAAGGTCTATGTAGATGAATTATTTGAGAAAGTTCAACAACGTAACCCGAATGAAGCAGAATTTCATCAAGCAGTTAAGGAAGTATTCGAATCGTTAATTCCAGTATTGGCAAAAAACCCTGAATATATCGAACAATCCGTATTAGAAAGAATGGTTGAGCCTGAAAGAATGATTATCTTTCGCGTACCATGGGTAGATGATCAAGGGAAGACACAAGTAAACAGAGGTTTCCGTGTACAGTTCAACAGTGCAATCGGTCCTTACAAAGGTGGATTACGATTCCACCCGTCAGTTAACGGAAGTATCGTTAAATTCCTAGGTTTTGAACAAATCTTTAAAAATTCGTTAACAGGTCAACCGATTGGCGGAGGAAAAGGTGGATCAGATTTTAATCCAAAAGGGAAATCAGATGTTGAGATTATGCGTTTCTGTCAAAGTTTCATGGCTGAGCTCAGCAAACATATCGGTCCTTACACGGATGTACCTGCAGGTGATATCGGAGTGGGAGCCAGAGAGATCGGTTACTTATTTGGAGAATACAAAAAAATCCGCGGTACATTTGAAGCGGGTGTATTAACTGGAAAAGCAATTGGTTACGGTGGTAGTCTTGGTCGTAAAGAAGCAACAGGCTACGGTACCGTATATTTTGTAGATGAAATGCTCAAAGCACAGAAACAAAGCTTTGAGGGATCAACTGTTGTTGTTTCTGGCTCTGGTAATGTATCGATTTATGCGATGGAAAAAGCGACACAACTTGGTGCTAAAGTGTTGGCATGCAGTGATTCCAGTGGTTATATTTATGACGAGAACGGAATTGATTTAGATTTAATCAAGCAATTAAAAGAAGTGGAAAGCAAAAGAATCCATGAGTATGTCGATACACATCCAAAAGCTGTGTTTGTAGCGAATCACTCTGACATCTGGTCGATTTCTTGTGATATTGCATTGCCGTGTGCAACTCAAAATGAGATTGATAAAGAAGCAGCTGAGCAATTGGTTGCTAATGGTGTGAAAGCAGTTGGAGAAGGTGCCAATATGCCTTCTACCCTAGATGCTATTGATGTATTCCTTAAAAATAATGTGTTATTTGCACCTGCCAAAGCAGCCAATGCAGGCGGTGTTGCTGTTTCCGCTCTGGAAATGGCACAGAACTCGGCAAGACTTTCATGGACATTTGAGGAAGTGGATATGAAATTAAAAGATATCATGCGTAATATTTATCAAAATAGCATGGAAGCATCTGTAGAATACGGTTCACCTGGCAACTTGGTAGTCGGAGCAAACATTGCCGGTTTCACGAAAGTGGCAGATGCGATGGTTTCACAAGGAGTTATCTAA
- a CDS encoding helix-turn-helix domain-containing protein — MKKFSDKHYFKIISVLFILSTVPVIITGVLSYWQSSHAIVDYSNDEKKQNIFQIQTNVEQVLRYIDLSTTYFVRSAQTKSLLNEEMNGMAFNDFQSSRKDLNHLQTLETGIEDIILVSLEKRWLINNDGLVHLDNQTYEQINLNYLNLPRKSMWVMEDAEDINLPNATTNSCPQYINLIKRLPILSSNPDGLISVIVPTCELNDIMAQSNDSESFVILDENNQIIAHSNSEYTGDDGYIPNALYDKIDRNELEGQFEYTINGTDYKISYQSSDYNNWTYLSLVKLSDLHTKSSSIGWLTALIVTILLIISSCFAFIGSKFLYRPVKKLKSAIKINDEESFPSHSGNEFELIETHIEKLLNQNDQLEKRVQSQITQLKQLFMIRLLQGKVSSSEIPLKIKSFNYNDQWNSLTIFSLKIDEIDQKKFNKNDQDLILFAINNLIEDLIPSNERLTPVVSNDTQSTIILTDEEDSAAYMQVINERVKLIQAKIKELLHLSISIGISQRYQTLEDASTAFKESKEALKYRLKMGEASIIFYENLNRRYSSVAPYPSQLKNKIIDAIKLTDQEQALNELDKFFGYVNRHDMNHQQLEIIISRFLYELYELKEMLGVNVERFQSTEMITNFQNLRSLEAIHEWVKEDIILPLIANIDARDDSKNKKISDKMIRFIRDNFNKDISLDLIAAELHYNPNYLSSIFQKETGYSFSEYLLRYRLNKAKDWLTTTNMSVKEIAEQLQYNNSQNFIRSFRKMEEITPGKYRAQYKSKEA; from the coding sequence ATGAAAAAATTTTCTGATAAACATTATTTCAAGATAATATCTGTTCTCTTCATTCTAAGCACCGTTCCCGTTATCATTACAGGCGTATTATCTTATTGGCAATCCTCACATGCGATTGTTGATTACTCCAACGATGAAAAGAAACAAAACATTTTTCAAATACAGACAAATGTGGAACAGGTGCTACGTTATATAGATTTATCTACTACTTACTTTGTACGTTCTGCTCAGACAAAATCACTACTGAATGAAGAAATGAACGGAATGGCATTTAATGATTTTCAAAGTTCGCGAAAAGATTTGAATCATCTCCAGACGTTGGAAACAGGTATCGAGGACATCATTCTTGTCAGTCTGGAGAAGAGATGGCTAATTAACAATGATGGCTTAGTTCACCTTGATAATCAGACTTACGAGCAAATCAATCTTAATTATTTGAACTTGCCAAGAAAGTCCATGTGGGTTATGGAAGATGCTGAGGATATTAACTTACCGAATGCAACGACCAATAGTTGTCCACAATACATTAACCTGATTAAGAGGTTACCTATCTTATCTTCCAATCCTGATGGATTAATCTCTGTCATCGTCCCTACTTGTGAATTGAATGACATTATGGCCCAAAGCAACGATAGTGAATCATTCGTTATTTTAGATGAAAATAATCAAATAATTGCTCATAGCAATTCTGAATACACTGGTGATGATGGTTACATTCCTAATGCACTCTACGACAAAATTGACAGAAATGAATTGGAAGGACAATTTGAGTACACCATTAATGGGACAGATTATAAAATTTCATATCAATCATCTGATTATAACAACTGGACTTATTTATCTTTAGTAAAATTAAGTGATTTACACACAAAGTCTAGTTCCATCGGATGGCTGACTGCTCTCATCGTTACGATCTTATTAATTATATCATCCTGCTTTGCTTTTATCGGTAGCAAATTTTTGTATCGTCCAGTCAAGAAACTTAAGAGTGCAATTAAAATAAATGATGAGGAATCATTTCCTTCTCATTCTGGAAATGAATTCGAACTTATTGAAACTCATATTGAAAAACTATTAAACCAGAACGATCAATTGGAAAAACGTGTACAAAGTCAAATCACACAATTGAAACAGCTTTTTATGATCCGTCTATTACAGGGAAAAGTGTCATCGAGTGAAATTCCGTTAAAAATTAAATCATTTAATTATAACGATCAATGGAATTCACTTACCATCTTTTCTTTAAAAATTGACGAAATAGACCAAAAGAAATTTAATAAAAACGATCAGGATCTTATCTTGTTTGCGATTAATAATTTAATAGAAGACTTGATCCCTTCTAATGAAAGACTTACTCCTGTCGTTAGTAATGATACACAATCTACTATTATTCTAACTGATGAAGAGGATTCCGCTGCCTACATGCAGGTCATTAATGAACGGGTAAAATTAATTCAAGCCAAAATCAAAGAATTATTACATTTATCAATCAGCATCGGTATCAGCCAACGCTATCAAACATTAGAAGATGCCAGTACTGCATTTAAAGAAAGTAAAGAAGCTCTAAAATACCGGTTAAAAATGGGCGAAGCGTCGATCATTTTCTATGAAAATCTAAACAGACGCTATTCAAGCGTCGCCCCTTATCCAAGCCAGCTTAAGAATAAAATCATTGATGCGATTAAACTGACAGATCAAGAACAAGCTTTAAATGAGCTTGACAAATTTTTTGGTTATGTAAATCGTCATGATATGAATCACCAGCAGTTGGAGATTATCATATCTCGTTTCCTATATGAACTGTATGAATTAAAAGAAATGCTAGGTGTGAATGTGGAGAGGTTCCAATCGACAGAAATGATTACTAATTTCCAAAACTTAAGGTCCTTAGAAGCGATCCATGAATGGGTAAAAGAAGACATTATTCTTCCACTGATCGCAAATATCGATGCACGGGACGATTCTAAGAACAAGAAAATATCAGATAAAATGATTCGATTCATCCGTGATAATTTTAATAAAGATATTTCACTTGACCTGATCGCTGCTGAATTGCACTATAATCCGAACTACTTAAGCAGTATCTTTCAAAAAGAAACCGGTTATTCCTTTAGTGAGTATCTACTAAGATATCGGCTGAATAAAGCAAAAGACTGGTTAACGACAACGAATATGTCAGTAAAAGAAATTGCCGAGCAGTTACAATACAACAATTCACAGAACTTTATTCGGTCCTTCCGCAAAATGGAGGAAATCACACCAGGCAAATACCGTGCACAATACAAAAGTAAAGAAGCTTAA